The Helianthus annuus cultivar XRQ/B chromosome 16, HanXRQr2.0-SUNRISE, whole genome shotgun sequence genome includes a window with the following:
- the LOC110889656 gene encoding secoisolariciresinol dehydrogenase: MVKVHDPVFPRLAMRVAFITGGAQGIGEKTARLFVKHGAKVVIADIQDDLGQSVCKDIGLDTATFVHCDVTVESDVENAINMTLAKYGKLDIMINNAAIVDDLKPNILDNDLATFERVMKVNVTGVFLGTKHAARAMIPARSGNIITMGSVSGSIGGIISHSYSSSKHAIVGLTKNTAAELGQYGIRVNCLSPHFIPTPSTANMINDHPEKYSKVYSNLKGVSLNQDDVADAALFLASDEARYMSGHNLVLDGGFTVINPAFGLFARAFPLE; encoded by the exons ATGGTAAAGGTTCATGATCCAGTTTTCCCCAG GTTGGCCATGAGAGTAGCATTTATCACCGGCGGAGCTCAAGGGATCGGAGAGAAAACCGCAAGGCTATTCGTTAAACATGGAGCCAAAGTCGTCATTGCTGATATCCAAGATGACTTAGGTCAATCTGTTTGCAAAGATATCGGTCTTGATACGGCTACTTTTGTCCATTGTGACGTGACTGTTGAATCAGATGTTGAAAATGCCATCAATATGACACTTGCCAAGTATGGTAAGTTGGACATAATGATCAATAATGCAGCCATAGTGGATGACCTAAAGCCCAATATTCTTGATAACGATTTGGCTACTTTTGAACGAGTAATGAAGGTCAATGTAACCGGCGTGTTCTTAGGAACCAAGCATGCGGCTCGAGCCATGATCCCAGCTCGTAGTGGCAACATCATTACAATGGGAAGTGTGTCAGGGAGCATTGGAGGGATCATTTCTCATTCTTACTCGAGTTCAAAACATGCGATCGTGGGGTTAACTAAGAACACTGCAGCCGAGCTTGGCCAATATGGGATTCGCGTTAATTGCTTATCACCTCATTTCATTCCCACGCCTTCAACCGCTAATATGATAAATGATCATCCTGAAAAATACTCAAAAGTTTATTCAAACCTCAAAGGGGTATCTCTTAATCAAGACGATGTTGCGGATGCTGCTCTATTTCTTGCTAGCGATGAGGCGAGGTACATGAGTGGTCATAATCTCGTACTCGATGGAGGGTTTACCGTGATTAATCCAGCTTTTGGCCTATTTGCACGAGCTTTCCCTTTGGAATAG